A window of the Vibrio fluvialis genome harbors these coding sequences:
- the fkpB gene encoding FKBP-type peptidyl-prolyl cis-trans isomerase produces the protein MTTTHLKTITQNSAVTLHFTIKLKDGSVADSTHNFGKAAKLVIGDGSLSDNFEQCLLGMQEGESKSIELAAVDAFGAPNPDNIHHMDRARFVGDAEVEVGTIMGFSGPDGMEIPGIITNIAGDSVTVDFNHPLAGQDVIFDVEILSVE, from the coding sequence GTGACGACGACACATTTAAAAACTATTACTCAGAACTCAGCGGTAACGCTGCACTTTACCATCAAGCTGAAAGATGGCTCAGTGGCCGACAGCACTCACAACTTTGGTAAAGCGGCCAAACTGGTGATCGGCGATGGCAGTCTGAGCGACAACTTCGAGCAGTGCCTGCTGGGCATGCAAGAGGGCGAAAGTAAATCCATTGAACTGGCGGCGGTTGACGCGTTTGGCGCACCTAACCCAGACAACATCCATCATATGGATCGTGCCCGCTTTGTCGGTGACGCCGAAGTGGAAGTCGGCACCATTATGGGGTTCAGCGGACCGGACGGTATGGAAATTCCGGGCATCATTACCAACATCGCTGGCGATTCAGTGACGGTGGATTTCAACCACCCGTTAGCCGGACAAGATGTGATCTTCGACGTTGAAATTTTGTCTGTTGAATAA
- a CDS encoding cation:proton antiporter: protein MHEEYIALALAAVGVVGLGCQWLAWKLRLPAILFLLLAGIVAGPVTGLLNPQQLLGELLFPLISLAVAVILFEGSLTLNFKEIRGVSNTVWSIVSLGALISWGVTSFATHALLGFDWPLALLFGSLTVVTGPTVIVPLLRTVRPNAKLSNILRWEGILIDPLGALFVVMVYEFIVSSSEAHSLHVFGLILLVGVGLGVLSGAAVAYVLRNGGLPEYLQPFAVLSVVLGVFAASNALESESGLLTVTIMGMWLANAKDVNIQHILHFKENLTVLLITGLFILLAARIEVDDFAVLGWSALALFVVMQLVSRPLSIFLATLRSSLQWKEKAFLAWVAPRGIVAASISSLFAIKLDSFGMAEANLLVPLTFMVIIGTVVLQSVTARPVAVALKVAEPAPKGFLILGANDVARQIGAAIAKYDCRVVLTDSNWDYIRQARMAGLEHYYGNPISSHADEYLNLIGIGHVLALSPDKHFNIMACMQFLSDFGDKRVFCLHDNANGNNSDKHTVAQEYHGLPFLGGEVSYKKLASLLNQGGEIKHTKLSENFTFDDYQQQHKESYVLPLFVVDHRGRIQMCADVANFSAKEGETVVALIKKSQESR from the coding sequence ATGCATGAAGAATATATCGCTCTGGCGTTAGCGGCGGTCGGCGTCGTGGGGCTGGGATGTCAGTGGCTGGCGTGGAAACTGCGTCTGCCAGCCATCTTGTTTTTGTTACTGGCGGGAATTGTCGCCGGGCCAGTGACCGGACTGCTTAATCCGCAGCAACTGTTAGGCGAGTTGCTGTTTCCGCTGATTTCACTCGCGGTTGCCGTGATTCTGTTTGAAGGCAGTTTGACCCTCAATTTCAAAGAGATTCGCGGAGTAAGCAACACCGTGTGGAGCATTGTGTCACTTGGCGCGCTCATCTCCTGGGGCGTCACCTCGTTTGCGACGCATGCACTTTTGGGGTTTGATTGGCCGCTTGCGTTGCTGTTTGGTAGCTTGACCGTGGTCACCGGCCCAACGGTGATCGTGCCGTTGCTGCGCACCGTGCGCCCGAACGCCAAACTCTCCAATATTCTGCGCTGGGAAGGGATTCTGATTGACCCGCTCGGCGCGTTGTTTGTGGTGATGGTGTACGAGTTTATTGTCTCCAGCAGTGAAGCACACAGCTTGCACGTGTTTGGGTTGATTTTGCTGGTCGGCGTTGGGCTGGGAGTGTTATCTGGCGCGGCAGTGGCGTATGTGCTGCGCAACGGTGGTTTGCCGGAATATCTGCAGCCGTTTGCGGTTCTGAGCGTGGTGTTGGGCGTGTTTGCCGCATCCAATGCGCTGGAGTCAGAATCCGGGTTGCTCACTGTGACCATCATGGGCATGTGGCTGGCCAATGCCAAAGATGTCAATATTCAGCATATTCTGCACTTTAAGGAAAACCTCACCGTCCTCCTCATCACCGGGCTGTTTATTTTGCTTGCGGCGCGGATTGAAGTGGACGACTTCGCTGTGCTGGGGTGGAGTGCGTTGGCCTTGTTTGTGGTGATGCAATTAGTGTCGCGTCCGCTGTCGATTTTTCTCGCCACGCTGCGCAGCAGTTTGCAGTGGAAAGAGAAAGCGTTTCTGGCCTGGGTTGCGCCGCGCGGGATTGTCGCGGCATCGATATCGTCACTGTTTGCCATTAAGCTTGATTCGTTTGGTATGGCGGAAGCCAACTTGCTGGTACCGCTGACGTTTATGGTCATTATCGGTACCGTGGTGCTACAAAGCGTGACGGCTAGACCCGTTGCCGTAGCACTGAAAGTGGCTGAACCAGCGCCGAAAGGTTTCCTGATCCTCGGTGCGAATGATGTGGCGCGTCAGATTGGTGCGGCGATTGCCAAATACGACTGTCGAGTGGTGTTGACCGATTCCAACTGGGATTACATTCGCCAGGCGCGCATGGCGGGGCTGGAGCATTATTATGGCAATCCGATCTCCAGTCACGCTGACGAATATCTTAACCTGATTGGGATTGGCCACGTGTTGGCTCTCAGTCCGGATAAACACTTCAATATCATGGCGTGTATGCAGTTTCTGTCCGACTTTGGTGACAAGCGCGTGTTCTGTCTGCATGACAATGCCAATGGTAACAACAGTGATAAACACACCGTGGCGCAGGAGTATCACGGGCTGCCATTTTTAGGTGGCGAGGTGAGTTATAAAAAACTGGCCAGCCTGCTGAATCAGGGCGGTGAAATCAAGCACACCAAACTGAGCGAAAACTTCACTTTTGACGATTATCAGCAGCAGCACAAAGAGAGTTATGTCCTGCCGCTGTTTGTAGTCGACCATCGTGGTCGGATTCAGATGTGTGCCGATGTCGCCAATTTCAGCGCTAAAGAGGGCGAAACGGTGGTTGCCCTGATCAAGAAAAGCCAGGAGAGCCGTTAA
- the nagZ gene encoding beta-N-acetylhexosaminidase, translating into MGPLWLDVEGCELTAEDREILAHPTVGGVILFARNYHDNQQLLALNKAIRQAAKRPILIGVDQEGGRVQRFRDGFSKIPAAQLYARSDNGEQLAEDGGWLMAAELIAHDIDLSFAPVLDKGFDCRAIGNRAFGDDVQSVLTYSSAYMRGMKSVGMATTGKHFPGHGAVIADSHLETPYDERDSIAADMAIFRAQIEAGILDAMMPAHVIYPHYDAQPASGSPYWLKQVLRQELGFKGIVFSDDLSMEGAAIMGGPAERAQQSLDAGCDMVLMCNKRESAVAVLDKLPISEVPQALPLLKQQNFTFSELKATERWKLASQAMQRLIDAHS; encoded by the coding sequence ATGGGACCGTTATGGCTAGACGTCGAAGGTTGTGAACTGACGGCGGAAGACCGCGAAATACTGGCGCATCCTACCGTTGGCGGTGTCATTCTGTTTGCTCGTAACTACCACGACAACCAGCAGTTACTGGCGCTGAACAAAGCGATTCGTCAGGCGGCGAAGCGTCCGATCCTGATTGGTGTGGATCAGGAAGGCGGCCGCGTGCAGCGTTTTCGTGACGGTTTCAGTAAGATCCCCGCGGCGCAACTCTACGCGCGCAGCGACAATGGCGAGCAGTTGGCCGAAGATGGTGGCTGGTTGATGGCGGCGGAACTGATCGCGCACGATATCGATCTCAGCTTTGCGCCCGTACTGGATAAAGGCTTTGACTGCCGTGCGATTGGCAACCGCGCCTTTGGCGATGATGTGCAAAGCGTACTGACTTACAGCAGCGCTTACATGCGCGGGATGAAATCTGTCGGTATGGCAACCACAGGTAAACACTTTCCCGGCCATGGTGCGGTGATTGCCGATTCGCATCTGGAAACACCTTACGATGAGCGTGATTCCATTGCTGCCGATATGGCGATTTTCCGCGCGCAGATTGAGGCCGGCATTCTGGATGCCATGATGCCAGCACACGTGATTTATCCGCACTATGATGCCCAGCCCGCCAGCGGTTCTCCCTATTGGCTCAAACAGGTTTTGCGTCAGGAACTGGGTTTTAAAGGCATTGTGTTCTCGGATGATCTGAGCATGGAAGGCGCGGCGATCATGGGTGGCCCGGCAGAGCGCGCGCAGCAGTCGCTGGATGCCGGTTGCGATATGGTGCTGATGTGCAATAAACGCGAATCGGCGGTAGCGGTGCTGGATAAGCTGCCGATCAGTGAAGTGCCGCAGGCACTGCCTTTGCTCAAACAGCAGAATTTCACCTTCAGTGAACTGAAAGCGACCGAGCGCTGGAAGCTGGCTTCTCAAGCCATGCAGCGTCTGATTGACGCGCACAGTTAG
- the lspA gene encoding signal peptidase II encodes MTQQALTLKQSGVRWLWLALLVFVADIAIKLVVMNSMGYGWENRIEILPFFNLLYVHNYGAAFSFLSDQAGWQRWLFTGIAFAVVGLLAFWMRRLPSSDKWNNMAYALIIGGAVGNVFDRVVHGFVVDYLDFYWGTYHWPAFNLADSAICIGAAMIILDGFRGKKQTA; translated from the coding sequence ATGACACAGCAAGCATTAACGCTTAAACAATCGGGAGTTCGCTGGCTATGGCTGGCTCTCCTTGTTTTTGTCGCTGATATCGCTATCAAATTGGTGGTGATGAACAGCATGGGGTATGGCTGGGAGAATCGCATCGAGATTCTGCCGTTTTTCAATCTGCTGTACGTGCATAACTACGGCGCCGCATTTAGCTTTCTGAGTGATCAGGCAGGCTGGCAGCGCTGGTTGTTTACCGGTATCGCGTTTGCTGTGGTTGGCCTGTTGGCCTTCTGGATGCGCCGCCTACCGTCCAGCGACAAATGGAATAACATGGCTTATGCACTCATTATCGGTGGTGCGGTAGGCAATGTGTTCGACCGGGTAGTGCACGGATTTGTGGTCGATTATCTCGACTTCTACTGGGGCACTTACCACTGGCCAGCGTTTAACCTCGCTGACAGCGCCATCTGTATTGGTGCTGCGATGATCATTTTGGATGGTTTTCGCGGTAAAAAGCAGACGGCGTAA
- a CDS encoding anhydro-N-acetylmuramic acid kinase, protein MTERELYIGIMSGTSMDGVDTALVALTGNQIELLAHDFLPMPADLKQRLLAVCLGQETNLQEIGTLDHLLGHLYADAVFKLLEHSGHHASQIRALGNHGQTVFHQPNGDTPFTLQIGDANILAVRTGITTVADFRRKDIALGGQGAPLVPAFHRTIFDVRDSSVVVLNIGGIANVSVLKPGGNVIGYDTGPGNVLMDGWCQRHIGQAYDSNGDWARSGKLDTALLTTLLNDDYFTKPAPKSTGREWFNLPWLDNKLAAHDASAIDVQRTLCELTARSIANDVQCFAQGPAPELLVCGGGAQNALLMERLQSLLPGWQVAPTTAKGVDGDYMEAMAFAWLAQRRMHNLPSNLPSVTGAARFTSLGVIYPAD, encoded by the coding sequence ATGACTGAACGCGAACTGTACATAGGTATCATGTCCGGCACCAGCATGGACGGCGTCGACACGGCGCTGGTCGCCCTGACGGGTAATCAGATTGAACTGCTGGCACACGATTTTCTGCCGATGCCTGCTGACCTCAAACAGCGCCTATTGGCGGTATGTCTGGGCCAGGAAACCAATTTGCAAGAGATTGGCACGCTGGATCACTTGCTCGGTCATCTGTATGCCGATGCGGTGTTCAAGCTGCTTGAGCACAGCGGCCATCACGCCAGTCAGATTCGCGCGCTAGGTAACCACGGTCAGACCGTGTTCCACCAGCCAAACGGCGATACGCCGTTCACCCTGCAAATTGGCGACGCCAATATTCTTGCTGTACGCACGGGCATTACCACCGTGGCGGATTTTCGTCGTAAAGACATCGCGCTGGGTGGCCAGGGCGCGCCACTGGTGCCAGCGTTCCATCGCACGATTTTTGATGTGCGCGATTCCAGCGTGGTGGTGCTCAATATCGGCGGCATCGCCAACGTGTCGGTACTCAAACCCGGCGGTAACGTGATTGGTTATGATACCGGCCCCGGTAACGTATTGATGGATGGCTGGTGCCAGCGCCACATTGGTCAGGCTTATGACAGCAATGGTGATTGGGCACGCAGCGGAAAACTCGATACCGCGCTGCTCACCACGCTGCTGAATGACGACTATTTTACTAAACCTGCGCCAAAAAGTACCGGGCGCGAATGGTTCAACCTGCCATGGCTGGACAACAAACTGGCCGCTCACGATGCCTCTGCCATCGATGTGCAGCGTACCCTGTGTGAACTCACCGCACGCAGCATCGCCAATGATGTGCAGTGCTTTGCTCAAGGTCCGGCACCTGAGCTTTTGGTGTGCGGCGGCGGCGCGCAAAACGCGCTGTTAATGGAGCGATTACAATCCTTGCTGCCGGGGTGGCAAGTGGCTCCGACCACCGCCAAAGGCGTCGATGGCGATTATATGGAAGCGATGGCGTTTGCCTGGCTGGCGCAACGCCGCATGCACAATCTGCCGAGCAATCTTCCCAGCGTCACTGGCGCCGCACGCTTTACCTCACTCGGTGTGATTTATCCGGCCGACTAG
- a CDS encoding DUF2799 domain-containing protein: MKKIMMMLVVVGLMGCAASDSELAKQGDWYQIGYKDGATGHTQRSNKALAELGQANQADYNQGYVEGVNEYCNPNFAYQMGVNGQYYEGVCEGTEQAQKFRMEWQRGWNEYNN; the protein is encoded by the coding sequence ATGAAAAAAATAATGATGATGTTGGTCGTGGTTGGGCTGATGGGCTGCGCGGCCAGTGACAGTGAACTGGCTAAACAGGGCGACTGGTATCAAATAGGCTATAAAGATGGTGCAACAGGACATACTCAGCGTTCTAACAAAGCGTTGGCGGAACTGGGGCAAGCCAATCAGGCCGATTACAATCAGGGCTACGTCGAGGGAGTTAACGAGTACTGCAACCCGAACTTTGCCTACCAGATGGGCGTCAACGGCCAGTACTACGAAGGGGTGTGCGAAGGCACCGAACAAGCGCAGAAATTCCGTATGGAGTGGCAGCGCGGTTGGAACGAATACAACAACTAA
- the murQ gene encoding N-acetylmuramic acid 6-phosphate etherase has product MTNDALLAALSHLVSEGRNPDTMDIDLLSSQEIVQRLNQQDKLVPLAVEKVLPQIALAVDKITEAFKQGGRLIYMGAGTSGRLGVLDASECPPTFGVSDQMVIGLIAGGRDAMFTAQEGAEDSPLLGIDDLKAIGFSAQDVLVGIAASGRTPYVIGALEYANDLGAVTVALSCNPNSPIAELASIAISPVVGPEALTGSTRLKSGTAQKLVLNMLTTASMIRLGKSYQNLMVDVKATNKKLVARAVRIVMQATDCDRHTAEALLAESDNNAKVAILMHLTGVDAAQAKAKLSDSDGFLRRAMEEEENESR; this is encoded by the coding sequence ATGACGAACGATGCTCTGCTCGCTGCCCTTTCCCATCTGGTTTCTGAAGGTCGTAATCCCGACACCATGGATATCGACCTGCTTTCTTCGCAGGAAATCGTGCAGCGTCTCAATCAACAAGACAAATTAGTTCCATTAGCCGTTGAGAAAGTCCTGCCACAAATCGCACTGGCGGTCGATAAGATTACCGAAGCCTTCAAGCAAGGTGGACGCCTGATTTACATGGGCGCAGGCACCAGCGGCCGTTTAGGTGTGCTCGATGCCTCTGAATGCCCGCCAACGTTTGGCGTCTCGGATCAGATGGTGATCGGCTTGATTGCGGGCGGACGCGACGCGATGTTTACCGCCCAGGAAGGCGCTGAGGATTCTCCGCTGCTGGGTATCGATGATCTCAAAGCGATTGGCTTTAGCGCGCAGGACGTGTTGGTCGGCATAGCAGCCAGTGGTCGCACGCCGTATGTGATTGGAGCACTGGAATACGCCAACGATCTGGGCGCCGTCACCGTGGCGCTATCATGTAACCCCAACTCGCCGATTGCCGAATTGGCCAGTATCGCCATCAGTCCGGTGGTCGGCCCGGAAGCGTTAACCGGTTCAACTCGTTTGAAATCGGGCACCGCCCAGAAACTGGTGCTCAATATGCTCACCACCGCCAGCATGATTCGCCTTGGGAAAAGCTATCAAAACCTGATGGTGGACGTGAAAGCGACCAACAAAAAGCTGGTCGCACGCGCCGTAAGAATTGTTATGCAAGCAACAGATTGTGACCGCCATACCGCCGAAGCGCTGCTGGCCGAGAGTGACAACAATGCCAAGGTAGCGATTCTGATGCACCTGACTGGTGTTGATGCCGCGCAAGCCAAAGCCAAACTGTCCGACTCCGACGGTTTTCTGCGCCGCGCGATGGAAGAGGAAGAAAACGAGAGCCGTTAA
- a CDS encoding carbon starvation CstA family protein, whose protein sequence is MLWFLTCVAALIGGYFIYGAFVEKVFGINEKRQTPAHTKTDGVDYVPMSTPKVYLVQLLNIAGVGPIFGPIMGALYGPAAMLWIVIGCIFAGATHDYFSGMLSIRNGGASVPSLSGRYLGNGAKHFMNIFAIVLLLLVGVVFVSAPAGMITNLINEQTSMTVSMSTMVVIIFAYYIIATIVPVDKIIGRFYPLFGALLIFMSVGLITAIAVSSEHQILGGFEVSDMLQNMNPNDMPLWPALFITIACGAISGFHATQSPLMARCIENEKNGRFVFYGAMIGEGIIALIWCAIALSFFGSLDSLSEAVKNGGPGNVVYSASFGLLGVFGGIIAFLGVVILPITSGDTAFRSSRLILAEYFNMEQKTLRNRLLMAMPLFVIGGILTQVDFGIIWRYFGFANQTTAVMMLWTASAYLLRHNKLHWITTIPAAFMTTVCIAFILNNSSLGFGMPMQISTIIGVVATLAITLYVIKISKGKGETELADEDKPSGVTETA, encoded by the coding sequence ATGTTGTGGTTTCTAACCTGTGTCGCTGCCTTGATTGGCGGTTACTTCATCTACGGCGCGTTCGTGGAGAAAGTATTTGGCATCAATGAGAAACGCCAAACCCCTGCCCACACGAAAACCGACGGTGTCGACTACGTTCCTATGTCTACGCCAAAAGTCTATCTTGTTCAACTACTTAATATTGCTGGTGTCGGCCCTATTTTCGGTCCGATCATGGGTGCACTGTATGGACCTGCCGCCATGCTGTGGATCGTGATTGGCTGTATCTTTGCCGGCGCAACACACGACTACTTCTCAGGCATGCTGTCAATCCGTAACGGCGGCGCCTCTGTTCCTTCTCTGTCCGGCCGCTACCTGGGCAATGGCGCAAAACACTTCATGAACATTTTTGCCATTGTTCTGCTGCTGCTGGTTGGTGTGGTTTTCGTTTCGGCGCCTGCAGGCATGATCACTAACCTGATCAACGAACAAACCAGCATGACAGTCAGCATGTCGACGATGGTCGTGATTATCTTTGCTTACTACATCATCGCTACCATCGTGCCAGTGGATAAAATCATCGGTCGTTTTTACCCACTGTTCGGCGCGCTACTGATTTTCATGTCAGTTGGCCTGATCACTGCAATCGCAGTGTCAAGCGAGCACCAGATTCTGGGCGGTTTTGAAGTCAGCGACATGCTGCAAAACATGAACCCGAACGACATGCCACTATGGCCTGCGCTGTTCATCACCATCGCTTGTGGAGCTATCTCAGGTTTCCACGCCACTCAGTCACCACTGATGGCACGTTGTATCGAGAATGAGAAGAACGGTCGCTTCGTATTCTACGGCGCAATGATCGGTGAAGGTATCATCGCTCTGATCTGGTGTGCGATTGCTCTGTCATTCTTCGGCTCACTGGACTCTCTGTCTGAAGCAGTGAAAAACGGCGGCCCTGGTAACGTAGTTTACAGCGCATCGTTTGGCCTGCTGGGCGTATTTGGCGGTATCATCGCGTTCCTGGGTGTGGTTATCCTGCCAATCACTTCAGGTGACACGGCGTTCCGTTCAAGCCGTCTGATCCTGGCTGAATACTTCAACATGGAACAGAAAACACTGCGTAACCGTCTGCTGATGGCGATGCCTCTGTTCGTGATTGGTGGCATCCTGACCCAAGTAGACTTCGGTATCATCTGGCGCTACTTCGGTTTTGCTAACCAGACAACAGCCGTAATGATGCTGTGGACTGCGTCGGCTTACCTGCTACGTCACAACAAACTGCACTGGATCACCACCATTCCGGCAGCGTTCATGACCACGGTATGTATTGCCTTCATCCTGAACAACAGCTCTCTGGGCTTTGGTATGCCAATGCAAATCTCCACCATCATCGGTGTGGTCGCAACGCTGGCAATTACCCTGTACGTAATTAAAATTTCCAAAGGCAAAGGCGAAACTGAACTGGCTGACGAAGACAAACCTTCGGGCGTCACCGAAACCGCTTAA
- the ispH gene encoding 4-hydroxy-3-methylbut-2-enyl diphosphate reductase gives MSKSMKILLANPRGFCAGVDRAISIVERALEMYQPPIYVRHEVVHNRFVVEGLKQRGAIFVEELHEVPDDNIVIFSAHGVSQAVRQEAKERALTVFDATCPLVTKVHMEVARASRRNMEVVLIGHAGHPEVEGTMGQYASDTGGMYLVEKPEDVVALQSKVKDPSHLHYVSQTTLSVDETADVIDKLREVFPEIQGPRKDDICYATQNRQDAVRILAQEVDVMVVVGSKNSSNSTRLKELAEKLGTPGYLTDCPEDIHPEWFDGVSKIGVTAGASAPEELVNQILNRIKELGATSVDEVLGREENMFFEVPKELQIKQVD, from the coding sequence ATGAGCAAATCCATGAAAATACTGTTAGCAAACCCGCGCGGCTTTTGTGCCGGCGTTGATCGCGCCATCAGCATCGTTGAGCGTGCACTTGAAATGTATCAGCCTCCGATTTATGTCCGTCATGAAGTGGTGCACAACCGCTTTGTGGTTGAAGGTTTGAAGCAGCGCGGTGCGATTTTCGTTGAAGAGCTGCACGAAGTGCCAGACGACAACATTGTGATTTTCTCTGCTCATGGGGTCTCGCAAGCGGTGCGCCAGGAAGCCAAAGAACGTGCATTGACGGTATTTGATGCCACGTGCCCGTTGGTAACCAAAGTGCACATGGAAGTGGCTCGTGCCAGCCGCCGTAATATGGAAGTGGTCCTGATTGGCCACGCCGGTCACCCGGAAGTCGAAGGTACCATGGGCCAATACGCCAGTGATACGGGTGGTATGTATCTGGTTGAAAAGCCGGAAGATGTGGTTGCACTGCAAAGCAAAGTTAAAGATCCATCGCACCTGCATTATGTGAGTCAGACGACGCTGTCGGTTGATGAAACCGCAGACGTGATTGATAAGCTGCGTGAAGTGTTCCCTGAGATTCAAGGGCCGCGCAAAGATGACATCTGCTACGCAACACAAAACCGTCAGGATGCGGTGCGTATTCTGGCTCAGGAAGTGGATGTGATGGTCGTGGTTGGCTCCAAGAACTCATCGAACTCGACCCGCCTTAAAGAACTGGCCGAGAAACTCGGAACGCCGGGTTATCTGACGGACTGTCCGGAAGACATTCATCCGGAGTGGTTCGACGGTGTAAGCAAGATAGGTGTCACCGCGGGCGCTTCTGCGCCAGAAGAACTGGTGAATCAGATTCTGAACCGCATAAAAGAGCTGGGGGCAACCTCAGTGGATGAAGTGCTGGGACGGGAAGAAAACATGTTCTTTGAAGTACCCAAAGAGCTGCAAATAAAGCAGGTTGACTAA
- the btsR gene encoding two-component system response regulator BtsR yields the protein MLSALVIDDELFAREELTELLEESGEIEVIGEANNAIEGLKKINQLKPEVVFLDIQMPQITGIELLGMLDPDTMPKVVFVTAYDQYALQAFEDNAFDYLLKPIDPTRLEKTIQRLVRSMSKPQDYSVLAPSNLDQVPCIGLNRIVIVPTIDVEFAFSDISGVHVQTHQQRATSQLTLKILEEKTPLVRCHRQYLVNTKAIKEIKLLENGLAEIITRSGHQVPVSRRYLKELKEKLGFH from the coding sequence ATGTTATCTGCACTGGTCATTGATGACGAGCTCTTCGCTCGGGAAGAACTGACGGAATTGCTGGAAGAGAGCGGCGAAATCGAGGTCATTGGCGAAGCCAACAACGCCATCGAAGGGCTGAAAAAAATCAACCAGCTCAAACCAGAGGTGGTGTTTCTGGATATTCAGATGCCGCAAATCACCGGCATTGAACTGCTGGGTATGCTCGACCCGGACACCATGCCCAAAGTGGTGTTTGTCACTGCCTACGACCAATATGCGCTGCAAGCATTTGAAGATAATGCGTTTGATTACCTGCTCAAACCGATTGACCCGACAAGGCTGGAAAAAACCATTCAGCGCCTGGTGCGCAGCATGAGTAAACCCCAAGACTACTCGGTACTGGCGCCGAGCAACCTCGATCAGGTGCCGTGCATTGGCCTTAACCGCATCGTGATTGTACCGACAATTGATGTCGAGTTTGCCTTCAGCGATATCAGTGGCGTGCACGTGCAAACCCATCAGCAGCGTGCCACCAGCCAGTTAACGCTCAAAATTCTGGAAGAGAAAACGCCTTTGGTGCGCTGCCATCGCCAGTATCTGGTCAACACTAAAGCGATCAAAGAAATCAAATTACTGGAGAACGGGTTGGCAGAGATCATCACCCGCTCGGGGCATCAGGTGCCGGTCAGTCGCCGCTATCTGAAGGAGCTTAAAGAGAAGCTGGGCTTCCACTAG